Below is a window of Salinibacter grassmerensis DNA.
GCGAAGGTGACCCGGAGGCCCTCCGGATCGAAGGACTCGATCGTGGCGGCGCCGCTGTCCCCCGCCCGGAGCCCGTCCCAGTACTCGTCCACCGAGAGCCCGAGAGGGGTAAGCGCCCCCATACCCGTAACGACGACGCGACGTGACGTGCCTGCCATATCTTCGTGTAGTTGCGACTGCCTGTACAGTGTACGTGGCCCACACCCAACCCGGCCGAGTGTCCCAAAATACAAACGTCCGGCGAGCCGTCCGGCTCTTCCGGAACGGAGCCCACCGGAACGCAGGAGCAGAGGGACTACGCCTTCTCCTCGAGGTACCCCACGGCGTCGCCGACCGTCGCGATCTCTTCGGCCTCCTCGTCCGGGATCGTCAGGTCGAACTCCTTCTCAAATTCCATGATGAGCTCGACGGTGTCGAGCGAGTCCGCGCCCAGGTCGTTGGTAAAGGAAGCGTCCGACGTCACGTCGTCCTCGTCAACGCCCAGTTTGTCGACAATGATCGACTTGACCGTCTCTTCGATGTCGCTGGCCATGATTGGCAGGTTCGTTGGTGAAAAGTAGGCAGATGAGTAAATACGTGGTCCCTTGCCCCGAAAAACGAAAGCCTCCGTCGGGAGGACCGAGGCCCGAATGCAACTCGGGCGGGCTGGGGCAAGGGGTATTCAGCCACGCTAAACTACAATGGGACCCGTGGAGACGCAACGTTTGATGCAAGCTTCGCACTCGTGCGATCCCACCGCGGGCCGTGTTGGGCGTGTCTTTACAATCCAGCGTTGGCAATCACACCCCCGGGGCTTATGTTATCGACTGGTTCTCGAAACTTTCCTCCTTCCTCTGCTTTGAGCGTAGTCATTTGCTCCTTCCTGGGAGCGGAGCCGCTCTTTCGAGACGGCGCGTCTTTCTCACGGACTGATTGTTGTTCATGGCTTACCTCTACACCTCCGAGTCGGTCTCGGAGGGCCACCCCGACAAGATTGCTGATCAAATTTCGGACGCCATCCTCGACGCCCACCTGGCCGAAGACCGGAACAGCCGCGTGGCCGCCGAGACGCTCGTGACGTCCGGGCTCGTCGTGCTTAGCGGCGAGATCACGTCCACGGCCCGCGTGGAACCGCGGGAAATCGCCCGCGAGGTCATCCGTGACATCGGATACACCGACCCTCGCATCCGGTTCGACGCCGAATCATGTGGGGTCATCAGCAGCCTCCACGAACAGAGCGGCGACATTAGCCAGGGCGTCGACGGCGGGGAGGAGCAGGGCGCTGGCGACCAGGGCCTCATGTTCGGCTACGCCTGCCGGGAGACCGACGAGTTGATGCCCATGCCCATCACGTTCTCCCACCGGCTCGTGCAGGAGCTCGCCCACATCCGCAAGGAGACGGACAAGATGCCCTACCTGCGGCCCGACTCGAAGAGCCAAGTCACCATCGAGTACAAGGAGGACCGCATGACTCCGCGGCGGGTGCACACCGTGGTGGTCTCCACCCAGCACGACGAGGGAGTCCCCCAGAAGAAGATCCGGGAGGATGTACGTGACGTGCTTCTCCCCCGCGCCCTTCCCACCGAGCTTCTGGACGACGACCTCATTCTCCACGTCAACCCCACGGGCCGGTTCGTGACCGGTGGGCCGCACGGGGACACGGGCCTTACGGGCCGCAAGATTATCGTGGACACCTACGGCGGCAAGGGAGCGCACGGGGGCGGGGCCTTTAGCGGAAAGGACCCCTCGAAGGTGGACCGGAGCGCCACCTACGCCGCCCGACACGTCGCCAAAAACCTGGTCGCGGCGGAGCTCTGCGACGAAGCCGAGGTGCAGCTCGCCTACGCCATTGGCGTGGCCGAGCCCGTGTCGATCGACGTCTCGACGAGCGGCACTGGCGTCCTGCCCGACACGGCGCTCTGCGACCTGGTGCGGGAGCACTTCGAGCTGTCCCCCTCCGCCATCATCGACCGGCTTGACCTGTTGAAGCCTCGCTACCAGGAAACCGCCGCGTACGGCCACTTTGGGCGCGCGGACTTTCCCTGGGAGGAGCTGACCCATGTGGAAGCGCTGAAGCGGGATGCCCCTGCGGTCGCCTCCTAGCTAACCGCCGTCTCTCGCTCGCCCCCGGGCGAGCTGATTCCCAGTTTCCTGCCCTCGTCGCCCCTGGCGGCGAGGGCTTTTTGTGTTTGGGGGCTGTCTACGGGGCGGAAAATCCATTTCTACATGTTTTCTTCACCTCTTTTGCCTGTAACCCTGCCCGGACAGGCTCGTCCACTGTCCGCAAATGACCCAGCGACCGGGAGCCCAGGACCGAGTTCGAGACGCAACCGGGTCCTGAGTGCCCGAACGAAATCGCTGCTTTCGTGCATTCGCGCCCTCTTCCACGATTTGACTGAATCCCATGAATCGTTTTTTCCTCTCCCTTCTGCTTTCCTTCGCCGTCGCCGTTGGACTTCTGGTCGGGTGCGACTCGGCTGGCACCTCGATGGAGACCACCTCCGACGATGGATCTACGACGTTGCAGATGAGCCTGACGGATGCTCCGGGTGACGTTACGAAAGCAAGCGTGATTATCGACAGCGTGTCCGTCATTGGTCGGGTCCCTGTCGAAGGCGACACGACGAACGAAGACTCGACCGACGTGAACCTATCGGTCCTGAGCGGGAAAAGCTTCGAGGCCGACCTGACCCAACTGGAGGGAGCAGTCGACACCCTTATGGGGAAGATCGACATCGAGCCAGGCACATACAGCCAGGTTCGTTTGGTGACGGCCAATCCCGACAGATTCGACGTACGGTACGAGACGACCCAGGACGACACGGCCCAGGCCAACCTCTTCATTCCCAGTGGTGAACAAACTGGCATCAAGGTCAACTTCGACTCGCCGCTGACCGTGGACACGTCCATGGATACGGTGGACGTCACCCTGGACTTCGACGCCGGAGAATCCTTTGTTTCTCGAGGCCGCGCCGGACAGACGAGCGACTACAACTTTAAGCCGACGGTCCAGGCAAGCGTCGATATCACCGGTGGTGAGAATTAGTTTTCGTCCTGGATGCCTGTCCCTTTGAAGGACCGACGCGCGGCCGGTCGCCGGAGTGGCGGCCGGCCCACGGTCCTGAAAGCATCAGGCGATACTCTATTTGGGCAATCGAGAGCGCAAAATGACGTGACGGACGAATGTGGCACACATTCTGCGCCAGGCCTCATGATCGGCAAGTGCGCCGAAAGAGAGCGCTTTCGTCTGTTGTTTCGCCCGACCCGCGTTTCGCATGTCCCACGACGCCCCGGACGGCACGTACGCCCGTCGCGTACAGGACGGGGACCGGTCGGCCTTCCAGGTTCTCGTCGAGCGGTACGAGGGCATGGTGTTCGATCTTGCGCACCAGTACGCCGATGGCCCCGAGGCCGCCGAAGACCTGGCCCAGGACGTGTTTCTCACGGCCTACCGCCGGATCGACGACCTCCAGGCCCCGGACCGGTTCGCGTCGTGGCTCTACGGCATTGCCCTCAACCGTGGGCGCGACTACGCCAAGAACGTCCGGCGGGATACCTACCCGTTCAGCCGCTCGGACCAGGAGGACTCCGCCATTCTGGACAACGGAACGGCGGCGCAGGACGAGCAGCTCATCGCCGACGAGCTCGGGGATCAGTTGTGGGAGGCCCTGGACGAGCTGTCGCCGACCTACGCGACCCCCTTCCTACTCAAGTACCGGGACGGCCTGACGTACAAGGCCATGTCGAAACGGCTCGACGTGTCCGTAAGTGCACTGAAAGTGCGTGTGCACCGCGCTCGCAAAAAGCTCCGAACCTTGCTGGCCTCCTATCATGAAAAATCTCGATCCTGACACGATCGCCCGCCGGTTTATCGACGGGGACCTCTCCGACGAGGAGGTCCAGGCGGCCCTGCACCACATCGCCGACGACCCGGAGGCCCGCTCTCTGCTCCAGTTTGAGCTCCAAATGACGCAGAACCTGGCCGCCTCTCGGGCCCCACAGCCGGCCTCGGACTTCGCGACGCGCACGATGGAACAGCTGGACGAAGCGGAGGCCTCGCCTCGCCCGCTCGCCCATCGCCTTCGCGACTGGTGGGCGGCCATCAGACGCCCCCTCATCACCGTCCCCGTGCGCCCGGCCCACACGGTGGCCACCCTCGCCCTGGTCGTCGCGATCGGGTGGTTGGCCTGGCCGTCGGGGCCGTCCTCCGTTTCTCCGAATTCGCGAATGGGGGCGTCCGCGTCGGTCCAGCCCGCTGCGACCGCCTCTTCGCGGGCGGGGACCGTATTGACGCGGTTCGTTTACACGAACGATACGGCCGACTCGGTGGCCGTGGCGGGCGACTTTAGCGACTGGAATCCCATTCCGCTCTCCCCACACATCGTGAACGGCGAGACGGTCTGGACCGGCCTGGTGCCGGTGTCTCGCGGCGAACACGAGTACCAGTTCGTCATCAATGGCGAACGGTGGGTGACCGACCCGCTCGCCCCGGTGAAACAGGACGACGGGTTCGGCGCGAAGAACGCGGTTCTCAAGCTTTAGCGTGCCATGCCGCCGCACGCTCTCTGATTTGACGTTGCTCATTCCATGTGGCGGATTCTTCTCGGACTTTCGTGCCTCCTGGGGCTTCTGCCCCAGTCTGGCTCGGCCCAGCAGTGGACCGGCACCGCCACCTTCGGCCTGACCGGCGGCTACCAAACCAATACCTACCTCGATCCCGTGCTTCGCTCCTGGAACAACCGGTCCTCCACCCCGGGCCTCGCGGCCTTGACGCCGCGGGTCGGGGTTGCGCGTGAGGCACGCCGCACGCGCCTCGCCGCCACGGTTCGGACCCGACTGTATCCGCGCCGCGCCGGGATGCCCCAGTTCGTACGGGGCCATGCCCAGGCGCGGTACCGCCTGTCGCCGTCGTGGTCGGTAGGCGCCAGCGGCGGCGGGACACGCCTTCGCCTCGGCTCGTCGGAGGAGAGCTGGTGGGCGCTGCCCTCTGTGCAATGGACGCCCACATCCAGCACGACCGTTACGGCGCGTGGCGGCCTCACCCAACGCTACGTCGATACGGACCAGGGGGCCACTGCTCGTCAGGACAGCAGGCTTGCCATGCTGAATGTGGCGTCCTGGCTTACCGATCGGTTTCGCACGGAAGGACGTGCGTACTGGAGCAATGGACGGACCCCCACCACGGGGGCCACCTTCGGGGGAATGGGCGTGTCTGTGCGCGGGGTGTACTGGCCCACCGGCCAGTGGTCCGTGGAGGCCCAAGTGGGGGTCGAGCAGGTGCAGTACGAAACGAGGTCCCCCCGCTCCCGCTTCGGCCGGGGCGGCCTCAAAGTGGCGTGGCATCCCCGCACGGCGGTCACGGTCTTCGCCCAGGCCCGAGCATCAACGGCACGCCTCGTCAACGGGTCGAGTACAGACACGCACGTCGCGGCTGGGGTTCGTCTCCGGGCCCAGCGCGTACTGGGCGGAACCTCTACCTCGCCTCCACGCCGCCGCGTCTGTCGGGCGGTCGAAGATGGAGTGCAGGTCCAAATTCCCTACGACGGCCCCGGGACGCCTCACGTGACGGGTGACTTCAACGGATGGGCATTGCCCGGCACGTCCCTCACGCAGACCGACGATGGCACCTGGACGACGACCTTGTCGATGCCGTCCGGCGAATACGCGTACCGGATCCGCATCGTCGACGGCGACGAACGGAGGTGGCTCAGCCTTCCCTCCTACGCAGACACCGCCAGCGATGCATTCGGCGGCACGAACGGCGTATGCACAGTTCCCTAGCCCCATGGCCCGCCTTCCCGGTCCCATACAGACACTCCGCGGCCTCTGGCCCGGGCTCGGCACCGCCCTCCTGGTCCTCCTGATCGGGGGTAGTGTCCCGCTCCAGGGCGCACTCGGCCAGCCGACCGATGTGCAGGCCCTCCTCGAACAGGGGGCCGCCGCCGGGGTGAATGTCGAACAAATGCGCACCGTGGCCGAGCGGGCCCGACAGGCCGGGTTGAGTGAGGGCGCGGCGGCGGCGTTGTTGGAGCCGGCCGTTGCCCTCGCAAAGCAAGACCTCCCGACGGATCCTCTGCTCTCCAAAACGCTCGAGGGCCTCGCCAAGCAGGTTCCCTCCTCCCGCATGCAGCCGGTGCTCCAGCAGTATCGCACCCGTACCGAGCAGGCCGGACAATTCGTCACCCAGTGGGCACGGCGCGACGAGGTGCGTCAGCTTCTCGGCACCGAGGATGCCCCCTCCGAGGCCAATCCTCAAACAAATGACCGGGCCTCGTTGGTCGCCGCAGTCGCGGAGGCCCGCCAGCAAGGGGTAGCCGCCGGGCACGTCGAGTCATTTTTGTCGGGGCTTCCGAACGGGGTGGAGCGCCGGCCTGTGTCGATGACCGAAGTGGCGGCGGCCGTCAACGTACTCCCAGATCTTCCGGGCAACGGCGCATCGCCGGAAACGACCACGCAACTGGTCACCGCCGCCCTGGATGCCGGGTATAGCCCCGAATCGCTCCGCCAGCTTCCCTCCGCCCTGCGAAGTGCCCGCCAGAACAGCAATCGCCCCGTCGACGCCCTTGCGCAGGGCACTGCACAGGCGATCACGCGCGGGACCCCCGCCGCATCGGTTCTGCAGAGCCTTTTTCAGGGCGCCTTTCCCGGCGGCGGCCCCCCTTCCGGCGTCGGGAACGGCCCCCCCGGTAACGGCCCGCCTGGCAACGGCCCCGGCACCGGCAAACCGCCCGAGACAGGCCCGCCCGACGACCCGCCCGGCGGAAATGGACCGCCCGGAAATTCAGGCGGAGGTCCGTAGCGTTCGCCCCCCGCACCTCACTCGTCGGCCGCCGCGTCGAAGATGCGGACCGCCGTGTTGCCGTCCGGATCGACGTAGGCCCGAAACATGCCGCCGGTGCTGAAGGGCGTAGCGATGTTGCCGTCGCGATCAAGTGCAATAACTCCCCCGACCCCGCCAAGCTCTTCGATCTCGTCGACCGTACGCTGTGCCGCCTCGCCGAGCGGACGATCCCCGAACCGCATGCGCGAGGCCACACTGTGGGCCGCCACGCCGCGAATAAAGAACTCGCCCTGCCCCGTGGCCGACACCGCACACGACGCGTTGTGGGCGTACGTCCCGGCCCCAATGATTGGGGAATCACCTACGCGCCCGAACTCCTTGTCCGAGATGCCCCCCGTGGAGGTCCCCGCCGCCAAATTGCCCTCCGCATCGAGCGCAACGGCCCCCACCGTGCCGTACTTCTCGTCCGGCCCTTGTGCCTCAGGGGGATCGGCCGGCGCCTTGCCCTCCCCGGAGCGACGGGCATCTGTGATGAAGTAGTCGTTGTCCACGAGATCAAGTCCCTGCTGCTCAGCAAATGCCTCAGCCCCCTCCTGCGCGAACATCACGTGGTAGGACTCCTCCATGATGGACCGGGCGAGCCGGATCGGATGCTTAACCGTTTGCACCCCCGTGAGGGCCCCGGCATTTCGGGTGGCCCCGTCCATGATGGCGGCGTCAAGCTCCACTGCGCCCTCACTCGTGAGGACCGCGCCGCGGGCTGCGTTGAAGAGGGTGTCGGTTTCCATGGTCGTGATGGCGGCTTGGACGGCCTCAAGCGCGCTGCCACCGTCCCGGAGCACCGCGTTGCCCTCCTGCAGCGCGGTATGGAGGGCCGATCGGTACGCCTCCTCCCGGTCGTCACTCATCTCGTCGGCACTCAGCGACCCGGCCCCGCCGTGAATGACAAGGGCTGTTTCCGAGGCCGGATCGTCTTGTGCCTGCACCGTAACAGGGACTAGGCATGCCCAACCAAGAAGCACTCCTGCAACGAGAACGGCACTGGGGATTCGCACGGGAAGGTCGCACATGGGTGTGTACAAAGAACATATGTGTTGAATATTTTGCGCAACGCTGCTGCAAATAGAAGAACAGAGCAGAGAATTGCCACTCGAATTCCGCCTGACGCCCCGACGAATCGACGGGCACACTGCTCCCTTTCTGCCTTATTTCCTGTCGTTATGACGGAAGTTGCACTCCCTTCACACAATCTTGGGGGCTGCTTTCCAAAAAACCCCCGCCTGGACCGCATTTTGCCGCACAATAATTACGCGACGCCGTGCGTTTGGGAACACGCAGCTACGTAGCTTATTTGTGGCATTTTCCGCTTGCGACTCAGCGGAATCCTTCCCACATTATATCTTCCAGGACGTCACTCCTTGACGCTCGGCACTCCTCCCACACAGAACAACCCCCCACATACATGGCGAAGGACAAGGCAGAAGTCGTCACCAAAAAGACCGCCTCGTCGGACAAGAATGCCTTCAACCAGCATGAGGCCCTTCAGGAGATGAGCGACGAGGACCTCATGTCCCAGTTTCAGGCTGGCACCGTGGAGGCCTTCAACATCCTCGTGGAACGGTACTCCGACCGTTTGATGCAGTACCTCTACCGCTTCCTGGGTGACAAAAAGCGGTGCGAGGACCTGCTTCAGGAGACGTTCCTGCGCGTCCACCGGAATCGGCACTCCTACCGGCGCATTGCTAAGTTTTCGACGTGGCTCTACACCATTGCCGGAAACCTGGCGCGCTCCGAGTACCGGAAGCGGAAGCGGCGGCGCATGCAGTCGATCCAGTCCGTCAACCGCGACAACGAGGAGTACGAGATGGAGATCCCGGACGAGTCGTTCTCGCCGGACAAGCACGCGGAGAGCACCATTCAGGACCACTACATTCAGGAGGCCATGAACGAGATCCCGCCGGCCTTCCGTGAGGTCGTGGTGCTGCGTGACATCCAGCAGCTCGCGTACGATGAGATTGCGGAGATTACGGGCCTGCCGATGGGCACCGTCAAGAGCCGCATCAACCGTGGACGGACGAAGCTGCAGGCGCTGCTCCAAGACGTGTATCCGTTCCAGGAAGAGGAGTAGTCACGCTCTCGGCCAGAACGGTCCGTGAGGTTGGTTTGTCGGTTATGTCAGATAATACTACGCCGGATCCCTACAGGGGTCCGGCATTTTTATTTCGCTGAGCCCTGCCGTCTCTTCTCCCCACACGCAATCGGTTCCCTCCCAAATGAACACGCCCGAGCCGAGCCGGCTCCAGGTCGACACGAGTGCCCAGACCCTCACGGTGGACTGGTCAGACGGACACACCTCGACGTTTCCGCTCGCGCGCCTCCGGGCGGCCTGCCCGTGTGCCGAGTGCCAGGGCGATGCAGTTGACCGGATTGATCCGCCCGCCCCCGACGCCGGACCGTCCGACGCCCCCCCGCAATGGACGGATCTCGAAATCGAGCCCGCCGGGAGCGTCGGCATCCGCATCACGTGGGACGACGGTCACAACGCCGGCATCTTCCGGTGGGACCGGCTCTGGGACCTACAACCGCCCGGTGCGTGAACAGACCTCCCCGGCGCTCCCCATCCTTATCCGGTGACCTGAGCGATGGCGACGAACAGGAGAATGATGCCGGCGAAGACCCCGAGGGCAATTAGGATCTGACGCGTCACGCGACGATTCATGGCGAACGGGAGAAGGGACGGGGGACTGACGAGGTTGCACGGCGTGGGCGGACCGGGTATCGCCGCCTTTGGCTTTTGCCTGCACTTGTTAAGATCGGGTAAACCGACCGTCTTTGTCAAGGCCGGGGCCTACACCAGCCGCTTGCTCCGAAGGCACCGCTTGAGCCATTTCTTTTTGCGCTTCAACAGTTTCAGGCTCATGTCAGACTGGGCCTTGCGGAAGCGATCCTTGGCTCTGGCGTGCACGTCGCGCATGTGAACGTCCATGCCACGGTTCTGCAGGGCGTAGGCCACCTGCGTCGCAAGCTCCGAGCATTCTTGGCGGAGCTCTTCCTCCTGCGCCGAGAGGTCGAGCGTATCGGAGTCCGGCTCCTCAAAGGGCTGGCGCTGCACCTGGAGGTTGGAGTCCCGTCCGTTGTCTTCGAGCTCCAACCGGTGGGTCTCGATCTCGCCCTCGTTGACGCCCGTCAGCGCCCACTCGGAGCGGTCGTCGGTCTGCTCGGACTTTTCGGGCGAGGTGCCCTCCTCCGTTCGTCGGCGGAGGCCCTCCTGCACCTCTCGCGTCATCCAGGCCAGCGTTTCGGAAAGGCCCAGGTCACCGGACGTGAACACGTCACACACGTTGGGCTCCTCCCCCCACGCGTCGTAGTAGCGCATGCCCCGAAAGATCTGCTGGAGCGTCTTGGAACGGGCACTCACGAGGTCGAGCTTGGCGATGACGCTGATGGTCTTGATGTCGGTGCCCTCCCCAATCATGTCCACCTGCACCATCACGTCCACCTCGCCGTTGCGGTAGGCCTCCAGGCGCTCCTCCCGCTCGTCGCGCGGCACGTCCTGCCCGATGCGGGTGGCGCTAAGCCAGCCGTAGCGCCGCTCCATAAAGTCGAGCACGTCGGCGGCGTGGCGGTTGCTCATGCAGGTGACGAGCATCTGGTGGTTGCGTCCATCCCCGGCACCAATCTGGCCGGCCCGCTTCTTCTGGAGGCGCCCCACGGCCGGACCCAACAGCGTGTCGAGATAGACGTCGTGGAAGCGAAGACTGCGGCGGGCAAAGTAGCGGTCGAGGTTCGACGTATCCCGTCCCACTTCGCTCTTCAGGTCCTCCAGGCTCACCTCCACCTCCTCGCCGGTGTCCTCCTCCACCATCGTAATGGTGTAGTCGATCACGTGCGCCTCGATGCGCTTCAGGATCTGCCCCTCGGCGTGGGCGTCGCGCAGGCTCACCTCGTGGAGGGCGCGGTAGTGGAGCCGCTCCCGACCGTCGTCGCCCGTCACCACGTCGTGCGGCACCCCGAAGAGGGGCTGGCCGTCGCTCCGGAGGGGCGTGCCGGACAGGCCGATGAGCGAGTCGTAGGACAGGCGCCCCACGGCCTGCGACCAGGTGCCCTCCTCCGGGAGGTGGTGAATCTCGTCGAGGACAAAGAGCGGCGAGCCCTGGTTGCAGTAGCGCTGCAGGTCGCGGTTGCCCGACTGCCCGCAGGCGTACTGGTAGGTGGCGATGACGATCGGGATCTCCGGGTTCTTGACGAACACGCGGTCCGCATCGGCCACACAGAAGGGCATGCGCGGCGCCCCGATCCAGCGCAGCATGCGCGCCATCTCGTCGGCGTCGGCGTACTGCTCCTGCAGGTTGCTCCGCGGTACGAACACGACGAGCTTGTCGCTCACGCCCATCGCCCGCGCCACGGCGAAGGAGGCGAGGGCCGTCAGCGTCTTGCCGTAGCCGGGAACGAAGACGCCGAGGTGGTCGGTGCGGCCGTCCTGATACGCCTTCGCGAGCTTGGCGAGAAAGGCGAGCTGGCCGTCGCGGAACGAGAAGTCGTCGGCCGGATCGAGACCAGGAAGGTCGGCGGCGGAGACGGACATAGATGCTACGTTGGACCGGGAGAGCACGAGACGGAGGTCGGGCGCGACGGTCTCCGACACTAACACCGGCGTGAACGTAGGGGCCACGTGTTGAAGGCGAAAGCCCCCAACGGCAATCTCACATTCGCGACTGAGCGGACCAGGAGAGGGGAAATGGGAGCGCGGGTGTTCTGAGGACGACGAACGTATGGAGACGCTCGCGCTCCGTATTTCACGTCTCCCGCCTTCCCTTCATGCATCAGTAGTGCCCGGACCCAGTGGCTCTACCCTCGGGGATCAGTCCGGTACAGGATCAAGAAATCTATTCGGGGCAGAGTCACTCTGGCGAAGCGCATCCACGAAGCCCCCCGGGACATTCCCGCCTCTGGTCAGATCTAAAGACCTTTAGAACCCAAGGAGACCGACTGAATGTGCACCTTTTCCCAGACAAGTGGTCACCTGCCACTCAGAAGTAGACGGACACGCCAAGGCGCGCTCGGCCTGAGCTCAACCGGAAGAAATTTTCTGTTTGATCTTCCCGGTCCTCAAACGCCACCCGATGTTGCTGAAAACGAAGGGACGTTTCGTACGTCCCGTTAAGGCTAATTCTCGAGTGGACGAACCACTCCGCCCCAATGGTTCCGGACGCGCCAAGGCCCCACTGCCACCTCGTTCTATCCTCGTCCGTTCCCTCTATGCTGGTTAGGTCGAATGAAACCAGAGGACCGGCCCCCAAGAAAAGCTGGACGGTCTCTGAGTCCTGATCTCCAAGCAGGGGATACGCAAGGTAGCGGGTGGTGATCTCGATGCCTCCCTGGTCGCGAGAGCGGCCCTCGTTGCGCCCGGATGCCACGAACGTATTCACCCCCAGCCCAAACTGCCACGCACGGGCCGCCGATGTGTGTTTCTTGGCCGAGATTGTGGACCCGATCAAGGAGGCAAGTGTGAGGTTCTCCCCCGCCGCAAACTGAAGGGCCCATGCTCCCTCTTCAAGTGGAATCGCGGTTTCTTCCGATGTCTCCTGCGCTTGCACTTGGGACATGCCCAGGCCCCCAAACCCCAAGATGAACACAGCAAGAAAGAGTGACCGAAAGTATGGAGTGGACGCACGGTACAACATGGTTAGAAGAGACTTGAATCACACTGACGAGCAGAGAAGGGCGGTTGGGATTCCCCGCAAGAGGATTAGAGTCCCTTGCAGTACGATAAACGATCGGTTACATCCAGTTCCTCTCGCTCAAGTGGTCCCGATCAGCGGTCCCTTGGGAACTCGTCAGTGAACCGCGAACCGCGCTTCGCTCAGTAGTGTCAGGGTACGTAGAATCCGTCCGGGTCCGGGAATTCACCCCTGAAGCACCTCCGGGCCCGAACCTCAGGGCCGCTCGCTCGCAGGTGCTTCTTGCTGAAGGGGCGTCACGTTCGGGCGGTCTCGCCCGTCGCCCAAGAGGTGTTCGGCGAAGTACTCGGCCCGGAGCCAGAACCAGTAGTCGCCCATGCTGCCGTACCCGTGCCGCTGGCCGGGGAAGACGAAGAGGTCGAACCGCTTGCCGGCCTCAATCAGCGCCTTCGCCATCCGGTAGGTGTTGGCCGGGTGCACGTTGTTATCGATTGTGCCCGTCGTTAGCAGAAGGTCGCCCTCCAGGTTGCCGGCGAGCTCCGAGTTTTTTCCGACGGAGATGTCGAAAGACACCTCTCCGGAGTCGTTCTCGGTCGGCTCCACACCGTGATGCGTCTCCGACCACCAGCGGTTGTACACGTTGTTCTCGTGGTTGCCGGAGGAGGCGACACCTACGTCGAACACGTCCGGATACTGTAGCAGGGATGTCGTCGTCAAAAAGCCGCCGCCGGAGTGCCCGTAGATGCCCACACGATCCCCGTCGATGAAGTCGTGACGGGCCGCGAGCTGCTCAATCGTGGCCTTCTTGTCCGCGAGCGGATAGTCCCGCAGGTTGCCGTAGCCGTAGGTGTGGTACCACCGCGAGCGGTCGGGGTGGCCGCCCCGGTGCCCCGCCACCACCACGATAAAGCCCAGCTGGGCGAGGCCGACCTCGTCCCCGCTCGGGGCAAAGGCCTTCGGCACCGCCTCCGTCTGCGGGCCCGGATAGACGTAGGTGATGACCGGATACTCCTTCTCCGGATCGAAGTCGAACGGCTTGTACATCACGCCGTGGAGGTCCGTCACCCCGTCGGCGGCCGTCACCGAAAAGGGCTCCGGCATCTGCCAGCCCGCCTCGTTCAGGCTGCTCAGGTCGGCCGTCTGCAGCTCCGTCACCACCTCTCCCTTGGCGTCTCGGAGGACGGCCTGGGGCGCCGTATCCACCCGGCTGTGGTTGTCGACGAAGAACCGGGCCGACTCGTTCATCGCCACACTGTGGTCGGCGTCGCCGGGATTCACCAGCTCGGCGCCCGACCCGTCCAGCGCAACCCGGTAGAGATGATCGTAGTACGGGTCCTCCCCGTCCTCCCGGCCGTTGCCGGAGACGTAGACGACGCCCTCCTCCTCGTCAATCGCCTCCACCGCATCGACGTGCCAGTCGCCCGCGGTGAGCTGCTCCTTCACCGTGCCGTCCG
It encodes the following:
- a CDS encoding DUF4382 domain-containing protein, giving the protein MNRFFLSLLLSFAVAVGLLVGCDSAGTSMETTSDDGSTTLQMSLTDAPGDVTKASVIIDSVSVIGRVPVEGDTTNEDSTDVNLSVLSGKSFEADLTQLEGAVDTLMGKIDIEPGTYSQVRLVTANPDRFDVRYETTQDDTAQANLFIPSGEQTGIKVNFDSPLTVDTSMDTVDVTLDFDAGESFVSRGRAGQTSDYNFKPTVQASVDITGGEN
- a CDS encoding glycogen-binding domain-containing protein; its protein translation is MWRILLGLSCLLGLLPQSGSAQQWTGTATFGLTGGYQTNTYLDPVLRSWNNRSSTPGLAALTPRVGVAREARRTRLAATVRTRLYPRRAGMPQFVRGHAQARYRLSPSWSVGASGGGTRLRLGSSEESWWALPSVQWTPTSSTTVTARGGLTQRYVDTDQGATARQDSRLAMLNVASWLTDRFRTEGRAYWSNGRTPTTGATFGGMGVSVRGVYWPTGQWSVEAQVGVEQVQYETRSPRSRFGRGGLKVAWHPRTAVTVFAQARASTARLVNGSSTDTHVAAGVRLRAQRVLGGTSTSPPRRRVCRAVEDGVQVQIPYDGPGTPHVTGDFNGWALPGTSLTQTDDGTWTTTLSMPSGEYAYRIRIVDGDERRWLSLPSYADTASDAFGGTNGVCTVP
- the metK gene encoding methionine adenosyltransferase, with the translated sequence MAYLYTSESVSEGHPDKIADQISDAILDAHLAEDRNSRVAAETLVTSGLVVLSGEITSTARVEPREIAREVIRDIGYTDPRIRFDAESCGVISSLHEQSGDISQGVDGGEEQGAGDQGLMFGYACRETDELMPMPITFSHRLVQELAHIRKETDKMPYLRPDSKSQVTIEYKEDRMTPRRVHTVVVSTQHDEGVPQKKIREDVRDVLLPRALPTELLDDDLILHVNPTGRFVTGGPHGDTGLTGRKIIVDTYGGKGAHGGGAFSGKDPSKVDRSATYAARHVAKNLVAAELCDEAEVQLAYAIGVAEPVSIDVSTSGTGVLPDTALCDLVREHFELSPSAIIDRLDLLKPRYQETAAYGHFGRADFPWEELTHVEALKRDAPAVAS
- a CDS encoding RNA polymerase sigma factor — encoded protein: MSHDAPDGTYARRVQDGDRSAFQVLVERYEGMVFDLAHQYADGPEAAEDLAQDVFLTAYRRIDDLQAPDRFASWLYGIALNRGRDYAKNVRRDTYPFSRSDQEDSAILDNGTAAQDEQLIADELGDQLWEALDELSPTYATPFLLKYRDGLTYKAMSKRLDVSVSALKVRVHRARKKLRTLLASYHEKSRS
- a CDS encoding isoaspartyl peptidase/L-asparaginase family protein, which translates into the protein MQAQDDPASETALVIHGGAGSLSADEMSDDREEAYRSALHTALQEGNAVLRDGGSALEAVQAAITTMETDTLFNAARGAVLTSEGAVELDAAIMDGATRNAGALTGVQTVKHPIRLARSIMEESYHVMFAQEGAEAFAEQQGLDLVDNDYFITDARRSGEGKAPADPPEAQGPDEKYGTVGAVALDAEGNLAAGTSTGGISDKEFGRVGDSPIIGAGTYAHNASCAVSATGQGEFFIRGVAAHSVASRMRFGDRPLGEAAQRTVDEIEELGGVGGVIALDRDGNIATPFSTGGMFRAYVDPDGNTAVRIFDAAADE
- a CDS encoding RNA polymerase sigma factor; its protein translation is MAKDKAEVVTKKTASSDKNAFNQHEALQEMSDEDLMSQFQAGTVEAFNILVERYSDRLMQYLYRFLGDKKRCEDLLQETFLRVHRNRHSYRRIAKFSTWLYTIAGNLARSEYRKRKRRRMQSIQSVNRDNEEYEMEIPDESFSPDKHAESTIQDHYIQEAMNEIPPAFREVVVLRDIQQLAYDEIAEITGLPMGTVKSRINRGRTKLQALLQDVYPFQEEE
- a CDS encoding acyl carrier protein, encoding MASDIEETVKSIIVDKLGVDEDDVTSDASFTNDLGADSLDTVELIMEFEKEFDLTIPDEEAEEIATVGDAVGYLEEKA